A single window of Pseudomonas benzenivorans DNA harbors:
- a CDS encoding sarcosine oxidase subunit beta family protein gives MQRYSGFGLLKHSFSHHENWQRMWRNPTPKPVYDVIIVGGGGHGLATAYYLAKEFGVKNVAVIEKGYLGGGNTARNTTIVRSNYLWDESAQLYEHAMKLWEGLSQDINYNVMFSQRGVFNLGHTLQDMRDIERRVSANRLNGVDGEVLNTQQVADMIPYLDCSKNTRYPILGASLQRRGGVARHDAVAWGYARAADALGVDLIQQTEVIGFRKENGACIGVETTRGFIGGKRVGVVTAGNSGHMAKQAGFRLPLESHPLQALVSEPIKPIIDTVIMSNAVHGYISQSDKGDLVIGAGIDGYNGYGQRGSYPTIEHTLQAIVEMFPVLSRVRMNRQWGGIVDTCPDACPIISKTPVKNLFFNCGWGTGGFKATPGSGHVFAASLAKGEMHPLAKPFSMDRFYSGALIDEHGAAGVAH, from the coding sequence ATGCAACGTTATTCCGGCTTCGGCCTGCTCAAGCATTCCTTCAGCCACCACGAGAACTGGCAGCGCATGTGGCGCAACCCCACGCCCAAGCCGGTTTACGACGTGATCATCGTCGGCGGTGGCGGCCACGGTCTGGCGACTGCCTACTACCTGGCCAAAGAGTTCGGCGTGAAGAACGTCGCGGTCATTGAAAAAGGCTATCTGGGCGGCGGCAACACCGCGCGCAACACCACCATCGTGCGTTCCAACTACCTGTGGGACGAGTCGGCGCAGCTCTACGAGCACGCCATGAAGCTGTGGGAAGGCCTGTCCCAGGACATCAACTACAACGTCATGTTCTCCCAGCGCGGCGTGTTCAACCTGGGCCACACCCTGCAGGACATGCGCGACATCGAGCGCCGGGTCAGCGCCAACCGCCTCAACGGCGTCGACGGCGAAGTACTCAACACCCAGCAGGTCGCGGACATGATCCCCTACCTGGACTGCTCGAAGAACACCCGCTATCCGATCCTCGGCGCCTCCCTGCAGCGCCGCGGCGGCGTGGCCCGTCACGATGCCGTGGCCTGGGGCTATGCCCGTGCCGCCGACGCCCTGGGCGTGGACCTGATCCAGCAGACCGAAGTGATCGGTTTCCGCAAGGAAAACGGTGCCTGCATCGGCGTCGAGACCACTCGCGGTTTCATCGGTGGCAAGCGCGTCGGCGTGGTCACCGCCGGTAACTCCGGGCACATGGCCAAGCAGGCCGGCTTCCGCCTGCCGCTCGAATCCCACCCGCTGCAGGCGCTGGTGTCCGAGCCGATCAAGCCGATCATCGACACGGTGATCATGTCCAACGCCGTACACGGCTACATCAGCCAGTCGGACAAGGGCGACCTGGTCATCGGCGCCGGCATCGACGGCTACAACGGCTACGGTCAGCGCGGTTCCTACCCGACCATCGAACACACCCTGCAGGCCATCGTCGAGATGTTCCCGGTGCTCTCGCGGGTGCGCATGAACCGCCAGTGGGGCGGCATCGTCGACACCTGCCCGGATGCCTGTCCGATCATCAGCAAGACCCCGGTGAAGAACCTGTTCTTCAACTGCGGTTGGGGGACCGGCGGCTTCAAGGCGACTCCGGGCTCCGGCCACGTGTTCGCCGCGAGCCTGGCCAAGGGCGAGATGCACCCGCTGGCCAAGCCGTTCTCCATGGACCGCTTCTACAGCGGCGCCCTGATCGACGAACACGGCGCGGCCGGGGTCGCACACTGA
- a CDS encoding sarcosine oxidase subunit delta: MLHIFCPHCGELRSEEEFHAKGQAHIARPLDPNACTDEEWGDYLFFRDNPRGIHHELWVHAAGCRHFFNVTRHTVSYEILETYKIGERPSVTEASVAAKKTAGQGVTA; encoded by the coding sequence ATGTTGCATATCTTCTGCCCTCACTGCGGCGAGCTGCGCTCCGAAGAAGAGTTTCACGCCAAAGGCCAGGCGCACATCGCGCGCCCGCTGGACCCGAACGCCTGCACCGACGAGGAGTGGGGCGATTACCTGTTCTTCCGTGACAACCCCCGTGGCATCCACCACGAGCTGTGGGTTCACGCCGCCGGCTGCCGCCATTTCTTCAACGTCACCCGGCACACGGTGAGCTACGAAATCCTCGAAACCTACAAGATCGGCGAGCGTCCCAGCGTGACTGAGGCCAGCGTTGCCGCGAAGAAGACTGCCGGCCAAGGAGTAACCGCATGA
- a CDS encoding sarcosine oxidase subunit alpha — protein MSQVNRLSQGGRIDRSQPLSFKFNGETYQGFAGDTLAAALLANGIDVVGRSFKYSRPRGIVAAGAEEPNAVLQIGSTEAAQIPNVRATQQALYSGLVASSVNGWPNVNTDLMGILGKVGGKMMPPGFYYKTFMYPQNLWLTYEKYIRKAAGLGRAPRENDPDSYDYMNQHCDVLVVGSGPAGLAAALAAGRSGARVILADEQEEFGGSLLSTRETLDGKPAAEWAATVLAELEKMPEVTLLPRSTVNGYHDHNFLTIHQRLTDHLGEVAPMGQVRQRMHRVRAKRVVLATGAHERPQVYANNDVPGNMLADAVSTYVRRYGVAPGRKLVLSTNNDYAYRVVLDWLDAGQQVVAVADARSNPRGTWVEEARKRGVRVLTGSAVVEARGSKRVSGARICAIDLNKHKVTSPGEMLDCDLIVSSGGYSPVVHLASHLGGRPVWREDILAFVPGEGFQKRLCAGAVNGVFALGDALADGFEAGASAAAETGFKAVTGSLPKVEKRTEEAAVALFQVPHDKSTARAPKQFVDLQNDVTAAGIELATREGFESVEHVKRYTALGFGTDQGKLGNINGLAIAARSLGVSIPEMGTTMFRPNYTPVTFGALAGRNCGELFDAKRYTALHAWHLKHGAEFEDVGQWKRPWYFPKNGEDLHAAVARECLAVRNSVGLLDASTLGKIDIQGPDAREFLNRIYSNAWTKLDVGKARYGLMCKEDGMVTDDGVTACLADNHFLMTTTTGGAARIMEWLEIYHQTEWPELKVYFTSVTDHWATLTLSGPNSRKLLAEVTDIDLDKDGFPFMTWKEGNVGGVPARVFRISFTGELSYEVNIQADYAMGVLEKIAEAGKKYDLTPYGTETMHVLRAEKGFIIVGQDTDGSVTPDDLGMGWCVGRNKPFSWIGWRGMNREDCLREDRKQLVGLKPVDPNKVLPEGAQLVFDPKQSIPMTMVGHVTSSYMSAALGYSFAMALVKGGLKRMGEKVYAPLVDGSVIEAEICSPVFYDPKGDRQNI, from the coding sequence ATGAGCCAGGTCAATCGTCTTTCCCAGGGCGGGCGCATCGATCGCAGCCAGCCCCTGAGCTTCAAGTTCAACGGCGAGACCTACCAGGGCTTTGCCGGCGACACCCTGGCCGCCGCACTGCTGGCCAACGGCATCGACGTCGTCGGCCGCAGCTTCAAGTACTCGCGTCCGCGCGGCATCGTCGCCGCCGGCGCCGAAGAGCCGAACGCCGTGCTGCAGATCGGTTCCACCGAAGCGGCGCAGATCCCCAACGTGCGCGCCACCCAGCAGGCCCTGTACAGCGGCCTGGTCGCCAGCAGCGTGAACGGCTGGCCGAACGTCAACACCGACCTCATGGGTATCCTCGGCAAGGTCGGCGGCAAGATGATGCCGCCGGGGTTCTACTACAAGACCTTCATGTACCCGCAGAACCTCTGGCTGACCTACGAGAAGTACATCCGCAAGGCAGCCGGCCTGGGCCGTGCGCCGCGTGAGAACGATCCGGACAGCTACGACTACATGAACCAGCACTGCGACGTGCTGGTGGTCGGCTCCGGCCCTGCCGGCCTGGCCGCGGCACTGGCCGCCGGCCGCAGCGGCGCCCGGGTGATCCTCGCCGACGAGCAGGAAGAATTCGGTGGCAGCCTGCTGTCCACCCGCGAGACCCTCGACGGCAAGCCTGCCGCCGAGTGGGCCGCGACTGTCCTCGCCGAGCTGGAGAAGATGCCGGAAGTGACCCTGTTGCCGCGCTCCACGGTCAACGGCTACCACGACCACAACTTCCTCACCATCCACCAGCGCCTGACCGACCACCTCGGTGAAGTCGCGCCGATGGGCCAGGTGCGTCAGCGCATGCACCGCGTGCGTGCCAAGCGCGTGGTCCTGGCCACCGGCGCCCACGAGCGTCCGCAGGTCTATGCCAACAACGACGTGCCCGGCAACATGCTGGCCGACGCGGTCTCCACCTATGTGCGCCGCTACGGCGTCGCGCCGGGCCGCAAGCTGGTGCTGTCGACCAACAACGACTACGCCTACCGCGTGGTCCTGGACTGGCTGGACGCCGGCCAGCAGGTGGTCGCAGTCGCCGATGCGCGCAGCAACCCGCGCGGCACCTGGGTCGAGGAAGCGCGCAAGCGTGGCGTGCGCGTGCTCACCGGCAGCGCCGTGGTCGAAGCCCGTGGCAGCAAGCGGGTTTCCGGTGCGCGCATCTGCGCCATCGACCTGAACAAGCACAAGGTCACCAGCCCGGGCGAGATGCTCGACTGCGACCTGATCGTCAGCTCCGGCGGCTACAGCCCGGTGGTGCACCTGGCTTCGCACCTGGGCGGTCGTCCGGTGTGGCGCGAAGACATCCTCGCGTTCGTCCCGGGTGAGGGCTTCCAGAAGCGCCTGTGCGCTGGCGCGGTCAACGGTGTGTTCGCCCTCGGCGACGCCCTGGCCGATGGTTTCGAGGCAGGCGCCTCGGCGGCCGCCGAAACCGGCTTCAAGGCCGTCACCGGCAGCCTGCCGAAGGTCGAAAAGCGCACCGAGGAAGCGGCTGTCGCGCTGTTCCAGGTGCCCCACGACAAATCCACCGCACGGGCGCCGAAGCAGTTCGTCGACCTGCAGAACGACGTCACCGCGGCCGGCATCGAACTGGCCACCCGCGAGGGCTTCGAGTCGGTCGAGCACGTCAAGCGCTACACCGCGCTGGGCTTCGGCACCGACCAGGGCAAGCTGGGCAACATCAACGGTCTGGCCATCGCCGCCCGTTCGCTGGGGGTGAGCATCCCCGAGATGGGCACCACCATGTTCCGCCCGAACTACACCCCGGTGACCTTCGGCGCCCTGGCCGGGCGCAACTGTGGCGAGCTGTTCGACGCCAAGCGTTACACCGCGTTGCACGCCTGGCACCTGAAGCACGGCGCCGAGTTCGAAGACGTCGGCCAGTGGAAGCGTCCGTGGTACTTCCCGAAGAACGGTGAAGACCTGCACGCCGCCGTGGCTCGCGAGTGCCTGGCCGTGCGCAACTCGGTCGGTCTGCTCGATGCCTCGACCCTGGGCAAGATCGACATCCAGGGCCCGGATGCGCGCGAGTTCCTCAACCGCATCTACAGCAACGCCTGGACCAAGCTGGACGTGGGCAAGGCCCGCTACGGCCTGATGTGCAAGGAAGACGGCATGGTCACCGACGACGGTGTCACCGCCTGCCTGGCCGACAACCACTTCCTGATGACCACCACCACCGGCGGCGCGGCGCGCATCATGGAGTGGCTGGAAATCTACCACCAGACCGAATGGCCGGAGCTGAAGGTGTACTTCACCTCGGTCACCGATCACTGGGCCACCCTGACCCTGTCCGGCCCCAACAGCCGCAAGCTGCTGGCCGAGGTCACCGACATCGACCTGGACAAGGACGGCTTCCCGTTCATGACCTGGAAGGAAGGCAACGTCGGCGGCGTACCGGCCCGTGTGTTCCGCATCTCCTTCACCGGTGAGCTGAGCTACGAAGTCAACATCCAGGCCGACTACGCCATGGGTGTGCTGGAGAAGATCGCCGAGGCGGGCAAGAAGTACGACCTGACCCCCTACGGCACCGAGACCATGCACGTGCTGCGGGCCGAGAAGGGCTTCATCATCGTCGGTCAGGACACCGATGGCTCGGTCACCCCGGACGACCTGGGCATGGGCTGGTGCGTCGGTCGCAACAAGCCGTTCTCCTGGATCGGCTGGCGCGGCATGAACCGCGAGGACTGCCTGCGTGAAGACCGCAAGCAGCTGGTCGGCCTCAAGCCGGTCGACCCGAACAAGGTGCTGCCGGAAGGCGCGCAGCTGGTGTTCGATCCGAAGCAGTCGATCCCGATGACCATGGTCGGTCACGTGACCTCCAGCTACATGAGCGCGGCGTTGGGCTACTCCTTCGCCATGGCCCTGGTCAAGGGCGGCCTCAAGCGCATGGGCGAGAAAGTCTACGCGCCGCTGGTCGATGGCAGCGTGATCGAAGCGGAGATCTGCAGCCCGGTGTTCTACGACCCGAAAGGCGATCGTCAGAACATCTGA
- a CDS encoding sarcosine oxidase subunit gamma, whose translation MTAINVYKQRPDAGQAESPLFHAGLDEAARKGKSGAGVTLREKKLLGHLILRGDASDSNFSGAVHKALGLELPVALTLVASGETSLQWLSPDEWLLIVPSGEEFATEQKLRAALEGQHFAIVNVSGGQTIVELSGPKVRELLMKSTSYDVHPSNFPVGKAVGTVFAKSQLVIRHTGEDTWELLVRRSFADYIWLWLQDASAEYGLAIKA comes from the coding sequence ATGACCGCGATCAACGTCTACAAGCAGCGTCCCGATGCCGGCCAGGCCGAATCCCCGCTGTTCCACGCCGGTCTCGACGAGGCGGCACGCAAGGGCAAGAGCGGCGCGGGGGTGACCCTGCGCGAGAAGAAACTGCTCGGCCACCTGATCCTGCGCGGCGACGCCAGCGACAGCAACTTCTCCGGCGCCGTGCACAAGGCCCTGGGCCTGGAACTGCCGGTGGCCCTGACCCTGGTTGCCAGCGGCGAGACCTCGCTGCAATGGCTGTCCCCGGACGAGTGGCTGCTGATCGTGCCGAGCGGCGAAGAGTTCGCCACCGAGCAGAAGCTGCGTGCGGCCCTTGAAGGTCAGCACTTCGCCATCGTCAACGTCAGCGGCGGCCAGACCATCGTCGAGCTGAGCGGGCCCAAGGTCCGCGAGCTGCTGATGAAGTCGACGTCCTACGACGTGCACCCGAGCAACTTCCCGGTGGGCAAGGCCGTGGGCACCGTCTTCGCCAAGTCCCAGCTGGTGATCCGCCACACCGGCGAAGACACCTGGGAGCTGCTGGTGCGCCGCAGCTTCGCCGACTACATCTGGCTGTGGCTGCAGGATGCCAGCGCCGAGTACGGCCTGGCGATCAAGGCCTGA
- the purU gene encoding formyltetrahydrofolate deformylase produces the protein MSRAPDTWILTAHCPSVLGTVDAVTRLLYEQQCYVTEHHSFDDRLSARFFIRVEFRAPAGFDETNFRAILDERLSPFDMQTELTPPGYRAKVVLMVSKADHCLNDLLYRQRIGHLAMDVVAVVSNHPDLEPLARWHDIPYHYFPLDPNDKPAQERKVWQVIEETGAELVVLARYMQVLSPELCRKLDGWAINIHHSLLPGFKGAKPYHQAYQKGVKMVGATAHYINNDLDEGPIIAQGVEAVDHAHYPEDLIAKGRDIECLTLAKAIGFHIERRVFVNANRTVVLNA, from the coding sequence ATGAGCCGCGCCCCCGACACCTGGATTCTCACCGCCCACTGCCCGAGCGTGCTCGGTACCGTGGATGCGGTGACGCGCCTGCTCTACGAGCAGCAGTGCTATGTCACCGAGCACCATTCGTTCGATGACCGGTTGTCCGCACGCTTCTTCATTCGCGTCGAGTTCCGCGCCCCGGCCGGTTTCGACGAGACCAACTTCCGTGCGATTCTCGACGAGCGCCTGTCGCCCTTCGACATGCAGACCGAGCTGACCCCGCCGGGCTACCGGGCCAAGGTGGTGCTGATGGTCTCCAAGGCCGACCACTGCCTCAATGACCTGCTGTACCGGCAGCGCATTGGCCACCTGGCCATGGACGTGGTCGCGGTGGTGTCCAACCACCCCGATCTGGAGCCGTTGGCGCGCTGGCACGACATCCCGTACCACTATTTCCCCCTCGACCCCAATGACAAGCCGGCGCAGGAGCGCAAGGTCTGGCAGGTGATCGAGGAGACCGGTGCCGAACTGGTGGTGCTCGCCCGCTACATGCAGGTGCTGTCGCCGGAGCTGTGCCGCAAGCTGGATGGCTGGGCGATCAACATCCACCACTCGTTGCTGCCCGGCTTCAAGGGTGCCAAGCCCTACCACCAGGCGTACCAGAAGGGCGTGAAGATGGTCGGGGCCACCGCCCACTACATCAACAACGACCTCGACGAGGGCCCGATCATCGCCCAGGGCGTCGAGGCGGTGGACCATGCCCACTACCCCGAAGACCTGATCGCCAAGGGCCGCGACATCGAGTGCCTGACCCTGGCCAAGGCCATCGGCTTCCATATCGAGCGGCGGGTGTTCGTCAACGCCAACCGCACGGTGGTGCTCAACGCGTAG
- the fdhA gene encoding formaldehyde dehydrogenase, glutathione-independent, producing MSGNRGVVYLGAGKVEVQKIDYPKMQDPRGKKIDHAVILRVVSTNICGSDQHMVRGRTTAQTGLVLGHEITGEVIEKGRDVENLQIGDLVSVPFNVACGRCRSCKEQHTGVCLSVNPARPGGAYGYVDMGDWTGGQAEYAMVPYADFNLLKLPNRDKAMEKIRDLTCLSDILPTGYHGAVTAGVGPGSTVYIAGAGPVGLAAAASARLLGAAVVIVGDVNPVRLVHAKAQGFEIADLSQDTPLHEQIANLLGEPEVDCAIDAVGFEARGHGHEGVQHEAPATVLNSLMGVVRVAGKIGIPGLYVTDDPGAVDAAAKKGALSIRFGLGWAKSHSFHTGQTPVMKYNRQLMQAIMWDRINIAEVVGVQVISLDQAPNGYHEFDAGVPKKFVIDPHKLFSAA from the coding sequence ATGTCTGGTAATCGTGGTGTTGTCTATCTCGGCGCAGGTAAGGTCGAGGTACAGAAAATTGACTATCCGAAAATGCAGGATCCGCGCGGCAAGAAGATCGATCACGCCGTAATCCTGCGCGTGGTCTCGACCAACATCTGTGGCTCCGACCAGCACATGGTGCGCGGCCGTACCACCGCACAGACCGGCCTGGTGCTGGGTCACGAGATCACCGGCGAGGTGATCGAGAAGGGGCGCGACGTCGAGAACCTGCAGATCGGCGACCTGGTTTCGGTGCCGTTCAACGTCGCCTGCGGCCGTTGCCGCAGCTGCAAGGAACAGCACACCGGCGTCTGCCTGTCGGTCAACCCGGCCCGCCCGGGTGGCGCCTACGGTTACGTCGACATGGGCGACTGGACTGGGGGCCAGGCCGAGTACGCCATGGTGCCGTACGCCGACTTCAACCTGCTGAAGCTGCCGAATCGCGACAAGGCCATGGAGAAGATCCGTGACCTGACCTGCCTGTCCGACATCCTGCCGACCGGTTACCACGGCGCCGTCACTGCCGGCGTTGGCCCGGGCAGCACCGTCTACATCGCCGGTGCCGGCCCGGTTGGCCTGGCTGCCGCTGCCTCGGCTCGCCTGCTCGGCGCCGCCGTGGTCATCGTTGGTGACGTCAACCCGGTGCGTCTGGTGCATGCCAAGGCCCAGGGCTTCGAGATCGCCGACCTGTCCCAGGACACCCCGCTGCACGAGCAGATCGCCAACCTGCTGGGTGAGCCGGAAGTGGATTGCGCCATCGACGCCGTAGGCTTCGAGGCCCGCGGTCATGGCCACGAAGGCGTGCAGCACGAGGCTCCGGCCACCGTGCTCAACTCGCTGATGGGCGTGGTCCGGGTTGCCGGCAAGATCGGTATCCCGGGTCTGTACGTCACCGACGATCCGGGTGCGGTCGACGCGGCAGCCAAGAAGGGTGCCCTGAGCATCCGCTTCGGCCTGGGCTGGGCCAAGTCGCACAGCTTCCACACCGGTCAGACCCCGGTGATGAAGTACAACCGCCAGCTGATGCAGGCGATCATGTGGGACCGCATCAACATCGCCGAAGTGGTTGGTGTGCAGGTGATCAGCCTGGACCAGGCACCGAATGGCTACCACGAGTTCGATGCCGGCGTGCCGAAGAAATTCGTCATCGACCCGCACAAGCTGTTCAGCGCCGCCTGA
- a CDS encoding acyltransferase translates to MRRLLTALSVTLLLVLNTLILIGPLLLIALGKFALPGRALKAASSRGVMWVAETWAELNKLIFACLLPTAWDIRGGGELRRDTSYLVISNHQSWVDIPALVQAFNRKTPYFKFFLKQQLIWVPLLGLAFWALDYPFMKRYSKALLAKHPELKGQDLAITKRACEKFRELPVTVVNYLEGTRFTPVKHAQQQSPYRYLLKPKAGGVAFVLAALGEQLDAVLDVTLVYPGRQIPGFWALISGQVPRVIVDIRTRPLDPALWQGDYENDGEFRQQVQDWVSQLWREKDARIAQLRDEARVEAREPVEAQGLAGK, encoded by the coding sequence ATGCGCCGCCTGCTGACCGCCCTGAGCGTCACCCTGCTGCTGGTGCTCAACACCCTGATCCTGATCGGCCCGCTGCTGCTGATCGCCCTGGGCAAATTCGCCCTGCCCGGGCGGGCGCTCAAGGCCGCCAGTTCGCGTGGGGTGATGTGGGTCGCCGAGACCTGGGCCGAGCTCAACAAACTGATCTTCGCCTGCCTGCTGCCCACCGCCTGGGACATCCGCGGCGGCGGCGAGCTGCGCCGGGACACCTCCTACCTGGTGATCAGCAACCACCAGTCCTGGGTCGACATTCCGGCGCTGGTGCAGGCCTTCAACCGCAAGACGCCCTATTTCAAGTTCTTCCTCAAGCAGCAGCTGATCTGGGTGCCCCTGCTCGGACTGGCCTTCTGGGCCCTCGACTACCCGTTCATGAAGCGCTACTCCAAAGCCCTGTTGGCCAAGCACCCGGAGCTCAAGGGCCAGGACCTGGCCATCACCAAACGCGCCTGCGAGAAGTTCCGCGAGCTGCCGGTGACCGTGGTCAACTACCTGGAGGGCACCCGCTTCACCCCGGTCAAGCACGCCCAGCAACAATCCCCCTACCGCTACCTGCTCAAACCCAAGGCCGGCGGCGTGGCGTTCGTCCTGGCGGCCCTGGGCGAGCAGCTGGACGCGGTGCTGGACGTCACCCTGGTCTACCCGGGCCGGCAGATTCCCGGGTTCTGGGCTCTGATCAGCGGCCAGGTGCCCAGGGTCATCGTGGACATCCGCACGCGCCCCCTCGACCCGGCGCTGTGGCAGGGCGATTACGAGAACGACGGCGAGTTTCGCCAGCAGGTGCAGGACTGGGTGAGCCAGCTGTGGCGCGAGAAGGATGCGCGCATCGCGCAGCTGCGCGACGAGGCCCGGGTCGAGGCAAGAGAACCGGTCGAAGCCCAGGGACTCGCCGGCAAATAG
- a CDS encoding HD-GYP domain-containing protein — translation MLKRISVNELLPGMYIHELCGSWMEHPFWKTKFLLNSGKDLQRILESGIREVWIDTSKGLDLPSGQTAEQVEVETEAVLLAAAPVQSPETFTPVAETVQKRALEEEVERAAKLCDSSKAAVMKMFGDARMGRAIEVGQVGEMVDEISASIMRQPNALISLARLKHADEYTYMHSVAVCALMIALARQLGLAEEQVREAGMAGLLHDIGKMCMPLAVLNKPGKLTDSEFATMRGHPEAGARLLIDSKQVSALVLDVCLHHHEKIDGTGYPHRLAGEQISLFARMGAVCDVYDAITSNRPYKAGWEPAESIHKMAEWSKGHFDERVFQAFVKTVGIYPTGSLVRLQSGRLGVVLEQHGKSLLTPQVKVFFSAKSKLPIPQEVIDLSKLNGQDRIVGRESPAEWGFRNLSELWTGLPSRESVALS, via the coding sequence GTGCTCAAACGTATTTCCGTCAACGAGCTGCTGCCAGGCATGTACATCCACGAACTGTGCGGCTCATGGATGGAGCACCCGTTCTGGAAGACCAAGTTCCTGCTCAATAGCGGCAAAGACCTGCAGCGTATTCTCGAAAGCGGCATCCGCGAGGTGTGGATCGACACCAGCAAGGGCCTGGATCTGCCCAGCGGCCAGACGGCCGAACAGGTCGAGGTGGAGACCGAGGCGGTGTTGCTGGCCGCCGCGCCCGTGCAGTCGCCCGAGACCTTCACTCCGGTTGCCGAGACGGTCCAGAAGCGCGCCCTGGAGGAGGAGGTCGAGCGAGCGGCCAAGCTCTGCGACAGCTCCAAGGCGGCGGTCATGAAGATGTTCGGCGATGCGCGCATGGGCCGGGCGATCGAGGTTGGTCAGGTGGGGGAGATGGTCGACGAGATCTCCGCCTCGATCATGCGTCAGCCCAACGCACTGATCAGCCTGGCACGGCTCAAGCACGCCGATGAATACACCTACATGCACTCGGTGGCGGTCTGCGCGCTGATGATCGCCCTGGCCCGCCAGCTCGGCCTGGCCGAGGAGCAGGTGCGCGAGGCGGGCATGGCCGGTTTGCTTCACGACATCGGCAAGATGTGCATGCCCCTGGCCGTGCTGAACAAGCCCGGCAAGCTGACCGACAGCGAATTCGCCACCATGCGCGGCCACCCCGAGGCTGGCGCGCGCCTGTTGATCGACAGCAAGCAGGTCAGCGCGCTGGTGCTGGATGTCTGCCTGCACCACCACGAGAAGATCGACGGCACCGGCTACCCCCATCGCCTGGCCGGCGAGCAGATCAGCCTGTTCGCGCGCATGGGCGCGGTGTGCGACGTGTACGACGCCATCACCTCCAATCGCCCCTACAAGGCCGGCTGGGAGCCCGCGGAGTCGATCCACAAGATGGCCGAGTGGAGCAAGGGCCACTTCGACGAGCGGGTGTTCCAGGCCTTCGTCAAGACGGTCGGCATCTACCCCACCGGCTCGCTGGTGCGCCTGCAGAGCGGCCGCCTCGGGGTGGTGCTGGAGCAGCATGGCAAGTCGCTGCTGACCCCGCAGGTCAAGGTGTTCTTCTCGGCCAAGAGCAAACTGCCGATTCCCCAGGAAGTCATCGACCTGAGCAAGCTAAATGGGCAGGATCGCATCGTCGGCCGCGAGTCGCCCGCCGAATGGGGTTTTCGCAATCTAAGCGAGCTGTGGACGGGCCTGCCGAGCCGCGAGTCTGTGGCATTGAGCTGA